A DNA window from Amphiprion ocellaris isolate individual 3 ecotype Okinawa chromosome 8, ASM2253959v1, whole genome shotgun sequence contains the following coding sequences:
- the avpr2ab gene encoding vasopressin V2 receptor, producing MSVSMVTDTYPSTHWSVAPEAPAGTNATNWKRDALLAVAEVVVLAVILVMALLGNGLVLVVLLRRRRHHNPLHQFMLNLCLADLVVALFQVLPQLVWDVQGRFPGPDFLCRLVKYLQVLGMFASSYMIVAMTLDRHYAICCPLQAHHSGATQRCNSFVVSAWGLSLLLSLPQVFIFSRSEVAPGIYECWGNFAESWGLKAYVTWMTVSVFILPVLIITVCQVRIFREIHNNLYLKSERRLSPSSITASRRDSQRGGGARGKSSLPLHVSPLVFNNPGSQTSCESSCLPMGPVRSTSTDPPVPFPICPPDPPVPFPICPPDPPKAPPARGGEVSAAMSKTVRMTLVIVLVYSLCWAPFFSVQLWAAWDPDPPQNGAAFTLLMLLASLNSCTNPWIYSAFSSSVSPELRLLLLCRTSSQRRGSLPNDSTTTHTSSY from the exons ATGtcggtctccatggtaacagacaCCTACCCGTCCACCCATTGGTCGGTGGCCCCCGAGGCCCCGGCGGGCACCAACGCCACCAACTGGAAGCGGGACGCCCTGCTGGCGGTGGCCGAGGTGGTGGTGCTGGCGGTCATCTTGGTGATGGCGTTGCTCGGCAACGGGCTGGTGCTGGTGGTGTTGCTAAGGCGCCGGCGACATCACAACCCGCTGCACCAGTTCATGCTCAACCTCTGTCTGGCCGACCTGGTGGTGGCGCTGTTCCAG GTGCTGCCCCAGCTGGTGTGGGACGTTCAGGGTCGCTTCCCCGGCCCGGACTTCCTGTGTCGCCTGGTGAAATACCTCCAGGTGCTCGGCATGTTCGCCTCCTCCTACATGATCGTTGCCATGACGCTGGACCGCCACTACGCCATCTGCTGCCCCCTGCAGGCGCATCACAGCGGAGCCACGCAGCGCTGCAACTCCTTCGTGGTTTCGGCCTGGGGGCTGTCGCTGCTGCTCAGCCTGCCGCAG GTTTTCATCTTCTCCCGCTCTGAAGTGGCTCCAGGAATCTACGAATGTTGGGGGAACTTTGCCGAGTCTTGGGGCCTGAAGGCCTACGTGACCTGGATGACCGTGTCGGTCTTCATCCTGCCCGTCCTCATCATCACCGTGTGCCAG GTTCGCATCTTCAGGGAGATCCACAACAACCTGTACCTGAAGTCGGAGCGCCGCCTGTCGCCCTCGTCTATAACGGCATCCAGACGAGACAGCCAGCGAGGGGGAGGAGCCAGGGGGAAGTCCAGCCTCCCCCTCCACGTCTCACCCCTCGTCTTCAACAACCCCGGCAGTCAAACCTCCTGTGAGTCCAGCTGCCTCCCGATGGGTCCGGTCAGGTCCACCAGCA CCGACCCTCCGGTTCCCTTCCCTATCTGCCCCCCCGACCCTCCGGTTCCCTTCCCCATCTGCCCCCCCGACCCTCCTAAAGCGCCTCCTGCCCGGGGCGGGGAGGTGTCGGCCGCCATGTCCAAGACGGTGAGGATGACGCTGGTCATCGTCCTCGTCTACTCGCTCTGCTGGGCGCCGTTCTTCAGCGTCCAGCTGTGGGCCGCCTGGGACCCCGACCCGCCTCAGAACG gtGCAGCGTTCACCTTGCTCATGCTGCTGGCCAGTCTGAACTCCTGCACCAACCCCTGGATCTACTCCGCCTTCTCCAGCAGCGTCTCCCCGGagctccggctgctgctgctctgccgGACGAGCTCCCAGCGCCGGGGCTCTTTACCGAACGActccaccaccacacacacctccagCTACTGA